GGAAGAGTTCAAGGGAATGAAGCGACGAGTCGTCGTTACTGGATTGGGGATCGTTACCTCGCTCAGTCAACGTCTAGATGATTTCTGGACGAAGCTGACGGCGGGGGAGAGCGGCATTCATGAATTGAAGCTGTTCGATACCTCTAAATTCAAAGTCAACTTCGGTGGGGATGTCCATGATTGGCGCCCGACCGAATACTTTGATTCGAAGGAGCTCAACCGCATCGACCGTTTTACGCAATTTGCGATGGTCGGCGCGGTCGATGCGATTAACGATTCCAGAATCGATTTTTCGAATTATGACTCGTTCCGTTGCGGAGTAATTCTCGGTTCCGGAATCGGCGGTTTGCAAACGATCGAAGATCAAGTCGAACGTTTGTTGATGAAGGGCCCTGATCGGGTCTCGCCGATGACGATTCCGAAGCTGATGCTCAACGCGGCCGGCGGTAATATCTCGATTCGATATGGGCTGCGCGGACCCAACTTCACTGTTGCGACCGCCTGCGCCAGCGCTACCAACGCCATCGGCGACGCGATGAAGGCGATTCAATACGATGAAGCCGACGTCATGGTCACCGGCGGCACCGAAGCCGCAATCACGCCGATGGGCATGAGCGCCTTTGCAAACATGCGAGCTCTCTCGACCCGCAATGATGACCCGGCCAAAGCAAGTCGACCGTTCGATCTCGGTCGCGACGGCTTCGTCATGAGCGAAGGCGCAGGGATTGTCGTGCTGGAAGAATTGGAAGCCGCCAAGGCGCGCGGCGCCACCATCTACGCCGAACTAGTCGGCTATGGATGTAGCGGCGACGCCGGGCACATCACGTCGCCGGACGAAGAAGGGCGCGGAGCGTCGCGCGCGATGCAAAACGCGCTGAACGACGGCGATCTCAACCCGAACTGCGTTGATTACATCAACGCCCACGGAACCAGCACGCCGCCGGGTGATGTCGCCGAAACGAAGGCGATCAAAAACGTCTTTGGCGAGCACGCCTATCGACTGAGCGTCTCGAGCACCAAGAGCGCCCTGGGGCACTCGCTGGGCGCCTCAGGCGGCATCGAAATGATCATCTCGATCTTGGCGATGAAAACGTCGACTGTGCCGCCGACGATCAATCTGGAGGATCCCGATCCGAAGTGCGATCTCGACTACACGCCGAACGTCGCCAAAACGCGTGAGCTGAATTACGCGATGAGCAACAGTTTCGGATTCGGCGGACATAACGCTTCGGTGATTGTCGGCAAGTA
The nucleotide sequence above comes from Blastopirellula sp. J2-11. Encoded proteins:
- the fabF gene encoding beta-ketoacyl-ACP synthase II, yielding MKRRVVVTGLGIVTSLSQRLDDFWTKLTAGESGIHELKLFDTSKFKVNFGGDVHDWRPTEYFDSKELNRIDRFTQFAMVGAVDAINDSRIDFSNYDSFRCGVILGSGIGGLQTIEDQVERLLMKGPDRVSPMTIPKLMLNAAGGNISIRYGLRGPNFTVATACASATNAIGDAMKAIQYDEADVMVTGGTEAAITPMGMSAFANMRALSTRNDDPAKASRPFDLGRDGFVMSEGAGIVVLEELEAAKARGATIYAELVGYGCSGDAGHITSPDEEGRGASRAMQNALNDGDLNPNCVDYINAHGTSTPPGDVAETKAIKNVFGEHAYRLSVSSTKSALGHSLGASGGIEMIISILAMKTSTVPPTINLEDPDPKCDLDYTPNVAKTRELNYAMSNSFGFGGHNASVIVGKYKE